Proteins encoded together in one Spirochaeta isovalerica window:
- a CDS encoding response regulator transcription factor, whose protein sequence is MKKILVADDEEKIRKMICDYLEAVGYETVTAVDGIDAITRTVTENPDLIILDIMMPGLDGFDSTRRIREKTDVPIIMVTARAEEADKLMGLDVGADDYIVKPFSLKELAARIRAVLRRADKSQSAEEDEKTPSVITVKDIRLDSEKMSVYRDGERLDLTSVQFEIFKLLISHPGRVFTRMQLLNAFQEDAFEGYERTIDVHIKNIRKAVERTPSKPEYIETVWGTGYRFAEETG, encoded by the coding sequence ATGAAAAAAATTCTTGTAGCCGATGACGAAGAAAAAATCAGAAAAATGATCTGCGACTACCTTGAAGCAGTTGGTTATGAAACTGTCACTGCTGTTGACGGTATCGATGCTATCACCCGGACTGTCACGGAAAACCCCGATCTCATCATACTGGATATTATGATGCCGGGACTGGACGGTTTCGACAGCACGCGACGCATCCGGGAAAAGACAGATGTTCCCATCATTATGGTAACGGCCCGTGCCGAGGAAGCGGACAAGCTCATGGGGCTGGATGTTGGGGCTGATGATTATATCGTCAAGCCTTTCAGTTTGAAAGAGCTGGCCGCCAGAATCCGCGCTGTCCTGAGAAGAGCCGACAAGTCTCAGAGCGCTGAGGAAGATGAGAAGACTCCTTCGGTCATAACTGTAAAGGATATCCGTCTGGACAGCGAAAAAATGTCGGTCTACCGCGACGGAGAGCGACTTGATCTCACATCGGTCCAGTTTGAGATTTTCAAGCTTCTCATCTCTCATCCGGGACGGGTTTTTACGAGAATGCAATTGTTAAACGCCTTTCAGGAGGATGCTTTCGAAGGCTACGAGAGAACCATAGATGTACATATCAAAAACATCAGGAAAGCCGTGGAGAGGACTCCTTCCAAACCGGAATATATAGAAACGGTCTGGGGAACGGGATACCGCTTCGCCGAGGAGACCGGCTGA
- a CDS encoding CD3324 family protein, whose protein sequence is MSYIKAEEHLPAELIREIQKYVQGAQIYIPGLADQRLSWGEKNGTREKLEHRNNSIRKMKNSGWKIDDLADHFNLSSDSIRKILYKRSKERKAS, encoded by the coding sequence ATGTCATACATAAAAGCGGAAGAGCATCTTCCGGCTGAACTTATCCGAGAGATACAGAAGTATGTCCAGGGTGCGCAAATTTATATTCCCGGACTGGCGGATCAACGTCTGTCCTGGGGAGAAAAGAACGGCACCAGAGAGAAACTCGAACACCGGAATAACAGCATTCGCAAAATGAAGAACTCCGGCTGGAAAATCGATGATCTCGCTGACCATTTCAATCTTTCGTCCGACAGCATCAGAAAAATTCTCTATAAGCGCTCCAAAGAACGGAAAGCTTCATAG